In one Ornithinimicrobium pratense genomic region, the following are encoded:
- the mraZ gene encoding division/cell wall cluster transcriptional repressor MraZ translates to MLFLGTYTPRLDDKGRMFLPAKFRRALEDGLVITRGQERCLYVFSREEFERITTQWHSSPTTSRAVRDYQRVFLSGASDEAPDKQGRLTIPQILREYAGLQTECTVIGAGNRVEVWDSAAWDTYLEQTEQSFAEQSEEVVPGLM, encoded by the coding sequence GTGCTCTTCCTCGGCACCTACACGCCCCGACTCGATGACAAGGGCAGGATGTTCCTGCCGGCCAAGTTCCGCCGCGCCCTCGAGGACGGTCTGGTCATCACCCGCGGGCAGGAGCGCTGCCTCTACGTCTTCTCGCGCGAGGAGTTCGAGCGGATCACCACCCAGTGGCACAGCAGCCCGACGACCTCCCGCGCGGTGCGTGACTACCAGCGCGTCTTCCTCTCCGGTGCCTCCGACGAGGCCCCGGACAAGCAGGGGCGGCTGACCATCCCGCAGATCCTGCGCGAGTATGCCGGGCTGCAGACCGAGTGCACCGTGATCGGGGCGGGGAACCGAGTCGAGGTCTGGGACTCGGCCGCCTGGGACACCTACCTGGAGCAGACCGAGCAGTCGTTCGCCGAGCAGTCGGAGGAGGTGGTCCCCGGGCTGATGTGA
- a CDS encoding GNAT family N-acetyltransferase, protein MPSADAPVTVIPVSQKDWESYRDLRLEMLLDAPEAFWSQHSQVVDRTEEQWRQAAGGMPSLQARDAQGTALGTLTVAPRGPGPESEKDPSHGPGDVMVLAVYVRPRARGRGVGDQLLRAAEQLAVEQFDAQRLLLHVSELNEPARALYARHGYRPTGQTIDHPRLAGVKELELAKPLR, encoded by the coding sequence ATGCCGTCCGCGGACGCACCGGTCACCGTGATCCCGGTGAGCCAGAAGGACTGGGAGTCTTACCGAGACCTGCGCCTGGAGATGCTGCTCGACGCGCCCGAGGCCTTCTGGAGTCAGCACTCCCAGGTGGTGGACCGCACCGAGGAGCAGTGGCGTCAGGCTGCTGGCGGCATGCCCAGCCTGCAGGCTCGGGACGCGCAGGGCACAGCCCTGGGCACTCTCACCGTGGCGCCGCGCGGACCCGGCCCTGAGAGCGAGAAGGACCCCTCCCACGGGCCGGGTGACGTCATGGTCCTGGCGGTCTACGTACGCCCGCGGGCTCGGGGCCGTGGCGTGGGGGACCAGCTGCTGCGGGCGGCGGAGCAGCTGGCCGTCGAGCAGTTCGATGCGCAACGCCTCCTGCTGCACGTGAGCGAGCTCAACGAACCCGCCCGGGCTCTGTACGCACGGCACGGGTACCGACCCACCGGCCAGACCATCGACCACCCGCGCCTGGCGGGCGTGAAGGAACTGGAGCTGGCCAAGCCGCTGCGCTGA
- a CDS encoding transglutaminaseTgpA domain-containing protein gives MTSTLPPPTQTPSPRTPQRPQPQRSEPRRTLLPDQDAFARGMWAEGLVAALATLAVAWPLTGLLREDTWLLPAIALVALVTVSGALMRTFDVPPSLVALGQLLLGIGGVCTVFLRETLWRGLVPTADTLDRIGGLLQQAGTVLQTYAAPAPTTEGVSFLVVSVLTLTAVSVDSMAVTGRAPASAGIPLAAGFLVSVSNTGRAMEPWYFLAVGLLWLVMLAQQSHRVTSGWSSPNRQESRGGQDVSTGPRSLRGLAQVLGASTLVVAILGASALPHLPPTFFGGGLARNTEARTVGGDAAGEVAFTESMDPSQDLRNQSQAPVLRYRTTGISAEPLRVTATERFADGRWQAPDRLSAELLPLNSPLPRPAGVADDVEVSTFQTQVLENQLAPPHLAAPAPLVGLELSGGDYRFDLTDSTAVLQGRAPRYTALYQAPIPGAELPGHVGSVPADPAEFSPDLLAVDAASGDAIAALSEQVVGAEDNALQAAILMQNHFRQPGAYTYSLELTPAAEVGAADPISAFIASRRGYCVQFAQTMVMMARHEGIPARMAVGFLPGTRQNDGSRTVVVADAHTWPELWISGMGWTRFEPTPGARASSIPPWTRAPLDNDQAPATAQPAPDPVPELPEPTEAAAPPADSWVDDMRQLLPTIASVLGLVLVLALLMTVVPLIGRRYRERGLREAHDPAGRVEGYWRVLTRSLADLGVEEPPARSPRVMRGYYEQRTVLVSPAQDALRRATATLERSRYAPVGTLSETDAARMGQDVRAVVDGVRQASPWNVRANAALLPGSGLEGVGHWFAELRTRTWPR, from the coding sequence ATGACCTCGACGCTGCCCCCACCGACCCAGACACCGTCGCCGCGGACACCCCAGCGCCCGCAGCCGCAGCGCTCCGAGCCTCGGCGGACTCTGCTGCCCGACCAGGACGCCTTCGCCCGAGGGATGTGGGCCGAGGGACTGGTCGCCGCCCTGGCCACGCTGGCGGTCGCCTGGCCGCTGACCGGCCTCCTGCGGGAGGACACCTGGTTGCTGCCCGCGATCGCTCTCGTGGCGCTCGTGACCGTCAGCGGCGCGCTGATGCGAACCTTCGACGTGCCGCCCAGCCTGGTGGCGCTGGGACAGCTGCTGCTCGGCATCGGCGGGGTGTGCACCGTCTTCCTGCGCGAGACCCTGTGGCGGGGCCTGGTCCCCACCGCGGACACCCTGGATCGGATCGGTGGCCTGCTGCAGCAGGCCGGCACCGTGCTGCAGACGTATGCCGCGCCCGCCCCCACCACGGAGGGGGTCTCCTTCCTGGTGGTCTCGGTGCTCACCCTCACCGCAGTCTCGGTGGACTCGATGGCGGTCACGGGGCGAGCCCCCGCAAGCGCCGGCATCCCCCTGGCCGCAGGCTTCCTTGTCTCGGTGTCGAACACCGGCCGGGCGATGGAGCCGTGGTACTTCCTCGCGGTGGGCCTGCTCTGGCTGGTCATGCTGGCCCAGCAGAGCCACCGGGTGACCAGCGGCTGGTCCTCGCCCAACCGGCAGGAGTCCCGCGGCGGCCAGGACGTGTCCACCGGTCCGCGCAGCCTGCGGGGGCTGGCCCAGGTGCTCGGGGCGAGCACGCTCGTCGTCGCGATCCTCGGTGCCAGCGCCCTGCCGCACCTGCCGCCCACCTTCTTCGGCGGCGGTCTGGCCCGCAACACCGAGGCCCGCACCGTCGGTGGCGACGCCGCTGGCGAGGTCGCCTTCACCGAGAGCATGGACCCCTCCCAGGACCTGCGCAACCAGTCGCAGGCTCCCGTGCTGCGCTACCGCACGACCGGGATCAGCGCGGAACCGCTACGGGTGACCGCCACCGAACGGTTCGCCGATGGTCGTTGGCAGGCGCCGGACCGGTTGTCCGCCGAACTGCTGCCGCTGAACTCTCCCCTGCCGAGGCCTGCCGGCGTTGCCGACGACGTCGAGGTGTCGACGTTCCAGACCCAGGTGCTGGAGAATCAGCTCGCCCCTCCGCACCTCGCCGCACCTGCGCCGCTGGTCGGGCTGGAGCTCAGTGGCGGCGACTACCGCTTCGACCTCACCGACTCCACGGCTGTGCTGCAGGGACGCGCGCCCCGCTACACGGCGCTCTACCAGGCGCCCATCCCCGGCGCTGAACTGCCGGGCCACGTCGGCTCCGTCCCTGCGGACCCGGCCGAGTTCTCACCCGACCTGCTCGCGGTGGACGCGGCCTCGGGCGACGCGATCGCCGCCCTGAGTGAGCAGGTGGTGGGCGCGGAGGACAACGCCCTGCAAGCCGCGATCCTGATGCAGAACCACTTCCGCCAGCCCGGCGCCTACACCTACTCCCTGGAGCTCACGCCCGCAGCCGAGGTCGGGGCGGCCGACCCGATCAGCGCGTTCATCGCCTCCCGGCGCGGGTACTGCGTGCAGTTCGCGCAGACCATGGTGATGATGGCGCGGCACGAGGGCATTCCGGCCCGGATGGCGGTCGGCTTCCTGCCCGGCACCCGGCAGAACGACGGCTCCCGGACCGTGGTCGTCGCCGACGCGCACACCTGGCCCGAGCTGTGGATCAGCGGGATGGGGTGGACCCGGTTCGAGCCGACGCCGGGTGCACGGGCGAGCTCGATCCCGCCCTGGACCCGCGCCCCGCTCGACAACGACCAGGCTCCCGCGACCGCCCAGCCGGCGCCGGACCCCGTGCCTGAGCTGCCCGAGCCCACGGAGGCGGCGGCGCCGCCGGCGGACAGCTGGGTGGACGATATGCGCCAGCTGCTGCCGACGATCGCCAGCGTCCTGGGGCTCGTGCTCGTGCTGGCCCTGCTGATGACGGTCGTGCCGCTCATCGGCCGGCGCTACCGCGAGCGCGGGCTGCGCGAGGCCCATGACCCCGCGGGCCGCGTCGAGGGCTACTGGCGGGTCCTGACTCGGTCGCTGGCCGACCTAGGGGTCGAGGAGCCACCGGCGCGCAGCCCCCGGGTGATGCGCGGCTACTACGAGCAACGGACCGTGCTGGTCTCCCCCGCCCAGGACGCACTGCGCCGGGCCACGGCGACCCTTGAGCGCAGCCGCTACGCCCCGGTCGGCACCCTGTCGGAGACCGACGCCGCACGGATGGGTCAGGACGTACGGGCCGTCGTGGACGGGGTGCGCCAAGCCTCGCCTTGGAACGTCCGGGCCAATGCGGCCCTGCTCCCCGGAAGCGGACTGGAGGGCGTTGGTCACTGGTTCGCCGAGCTGCGCACCCGGACGTGGCCCCGCTGA
- a CDS encoding DUF4192 domain-containing protein has protein sequence MTTPELAGGLPRNDDTVLVRGINHLLAVVPHLIGYRPDHSLVVVATRLEGTRHGVHRGSVAFAARVDLPPPTHLPQLPHALGGPLRRVASEGGQLMLHTFGYDLPTGPDGEVDAGYAEALLQTLESTARRAGAELHDLDLVRDQGREHRRLLVATCRTEEPWQPVPPAADVPAAADFVLQGRAPLPSREVVAAAVRRRDETAAARTDLALTLLAADPAKLDRDVALRALGAWVVHGSPSPGARERAWITAELHDRQVRDALLGRWLPQMFDLHDVLGPDDAALLARWVPPWPREDSDAALDRLLELAAKVPVQLGAPVVTVAAFVAWVHGQGTVANEACDLALEVDPDYRMAVLLRECLDRGIKPTRDGADRQERRARRRGSDTAA, from the coding sequence ATGACAACACCTGAGCTGGCGGGGGGCTTACCCCGGAACGACGACACCGTCCTGGTACGCGGCATCAACCATCTGCTGGCGGTGGTGCCCCACCTGATCGGTTATCGGCCCGACCACAGCCTGGTCGTGGTGGCGACCCGGCTCGAGGGCACCCGACACGGGGTCCACCGGGGCTCGGTGGCCTTCGCCGCCCGTGTCGACCTGCCACCCCCGACCCACCTGCCGCAGCTGCCCCACGCGCTCGGCGGGCCGCTGCGCCGGGTGGCGAGCGAGGGCGGGCAGTTGATGCTGCACACCTTCGGCTATGACCTTCCGACGGGTCCGGACGGCGAGGTGGATGCCGGGTATGCCGAGGCGCTGCTGCAGACGCTGGAGTCCACGGCCCGACGGGCGGGGGCCGAGCTGCACGACCTCGACCTGGTCCGGGACCAGGGCCGGGAGCACCGACGTCTGCTCGTGGCGACCTGCCGGACCGAAGAACCGTGGCAGCCGGTGCCTCCCGCCGCGGACGTACCGGCCGCCGCCGACTTCGTGCTGCAGGGCCGAGCGCCGCTCCCCTCCCGCGAGGTGGTCGCCGCGGCCGTGCGACGCCGCGATGAGACGGCGGCCGCCCGGACCGACCTGGCGCTCACGCTGCTGGCCGCGGACCCAGCCAAGCTGGACCGCGACGTGGCGCTGAGGGCGCTGGGTGCCTGGGTGGTGCACGGATCCCCCTCACCGGGGGCACGTGAGCGCGCCTGGATCACCGCCGAGCTGCACGACCGACAGGTGCGGGACGCGCTCCTGGGGCGCTGGCTCCCGCAGATGTTCGACCTGCACGACGTCCTGGGCCCCGACGACGCGGCGCTGCTGGCCAGGTGGGTTCCTCCCTGGCCCCGGGAGGACTCCGACGCCGCGCTGGACCGGCTGCTCGAACTGGCGGCCAAGGTCCCAGTGCAGCTGGGCGCGCCGGTGGTGACCGTGGCGGCCTTCGTCGCGTGGGTCCATGGGCAGGGGACGGTGGCCAACGAGGCGTGCGACCTGGCGCTGGAGGTGGACCCCGACTACCGGATGGCCGTGCTGCTCCGGGAGTGCCTGGACCGCGGCATCAAGCCGACTCGCGACGGCGCGGACCGTCAGGAGCGCCGGGCCCGGAGGCGGGGTTCGGACACGGCGGCCTGA
- a CDS encoding DUF58 domain-containing protein produces the protein MRSPWRMLTSRGRAFLVLGLVTAAAGVLLGYEDITRIGVLLTALPVLALLLMPRRSPRIQVRREADPARLVPDERGAVETHFTNVGRRRTPVYLAEEHLDYHLGDRPRFVLPRLDPGEQRRLRYTVRSRHRGAYTLGPVVLRQRDPFGLTFLTLQLSSRSEVLVLPRTHHLGEGRVRGTSRGSEGEMPQMVALHGEDDVSIRNYRDGDELRRVHWPATAHRGELMVRQEDRPARRRAVLLLDSRDRAHPGGGVRASYEWGVSAIASVARHLQLQGFVIHLLTDSTVREGSADHPVELDQALTILARATPEANTRLARLAAVAAPFAAGGVLVVAAVVAHDEEDLRALASIRQPGSRALAFVLDPSRFGGTPRSDGRATRPSGAAGALAQAGWRTVECGPHTEIPQAWAALGESAQVGRSA, from the coding sequence ATGCGTTCACCGTGGAGGATGCTCACCAGCCGGGGACGGGCCTTCCTTGTCCTCGGGCTGGTCACCGCCGCCGCGGGGGTGCTGCTCGGGTATGAGGACATCACCCGGATCGGCGTCCTGCTGACGGCCCTGCCCGTCCTGGCCCTGCTCCTCATGCCCCGCCGTAGCCCGCGCATCCAGGTCCGCCGGGAGGCCGACCCCGCACGGCTGGTCCCGGACGAGCGTGGTGCCGTCGAGACCCACTTCACCAACGTCGGCAGGCGCCGTACCCCCGTCTACCTGGCCGAGGAGCACCTGGACTACCACCTGGGCGACCGGCCCAGGTTCGTCCTGCCCCGGCTGGACCCGGGGGAGCAACGGCGGCTGCGCTACACCGTGCGCTCCCGGCACCGGGGGGCCTACACGCTGGGGCCGGTCGTGCTGCGGCAGCGCGACCCGTTCGGGCTGACCTTCCTCACCCTGCAGCTGTCCTCGCGCTCTGAGGTGCTCGTGCTCCCCCGCACCCACCACCTGGGCGAAGGTCGCGTGCGGGGGACCTCCCGCGGCAGCGAGGGCGAGATGCCGCAGATGGTCGCCCTGCACGGCGAGGACGACGTGAGCATCCGCAACTACCGCGACGGCGACGAGCTGCGCCGGGTGCACTGGCCGGCGACGGCCCACCGCGGCGAGCTCATGGTGCGCCAGGAGGACCGTCCGGCACGGCGGCGCGCGGTGCTGCTGCTGGACTCCCGAGATCGGGCCCACCCCGGCGGCGGCGTCCGGGCGTCCTACGAGTGGGGGGTCTCCGCGATCGCGTCGGTGGCCCGGCACCTGCAGCTCCAGGGCTTCGTCATCCACCTGCTCACCGACAGCACCGTGCGGGAGGGCTCGGCCGACCACCCCGTGGAGCTGGACCAGGCGCTGACCATCCTGGCCCGAGCCACCCCCGAGGCGAACACCCGGTTGGCTCGGCTGGCCGCGGTCGCTGCCCCCTTCGCCGCCGGCGGCGTCCTCGTGGTCGCCGCCGTGGTCGCGCACGACGAGGAGGACCTGCGGGCGCTGGCCTCCATCCGCCAGCCCGGCTCACGCGCCCTCGCCTTCGTCCTGGACCCCTCTCGCTTCGGCGGCACGCCCCGCTCCGACGGGAGGGCTACCCGGCCCTCCGGAGCCGCGGGGGCGCTCGCCCAGGCGGGTTGGCGCACGGTGGAGTGCGGGCCGCATACCGAGATCCCGCAGGCGTGGGCCGCGCTGGGCGAGTCCGCACAGGTCGGGCGGTCGGCATGA
- a CDS encoding AAA family ATPase, translated as MSALSTAPETVDLDAVTAVAGAVHRAITTVIEGKDDVVSTAVTVLLAEGHLLIEDVPGVGKTMLAKTLARAIDCQVSRVQFTPDLLPSDITGVSVFNQDTRSFEFRPGAIFANVVVGDEINRASPKTQSALLEAMEERQVTVDRHTYPLPRPFLVMATQNPIEMEGTYPLPEAQRDRFMARISMGYPSPRSEMAMLEHHGGVSPLDELTPVTTAEDVQRQIEAIRALHVAPALRQYVVAIVGTSRTHRMLRLGASPRAGLQLLRAARSHAALTGRDHVLPEDVQSVAVPVLAHRVLPTGEASLARHNAADIVRELVERTTVPSGR; from the coding sequence ATGTCTGCCTTGTCGACCGCGCCCGAGACCGTGGATCTGGACGCCGTGACCGCGGTCGCCGGGGCCGTGCACCGCGCCATCACCACCGTCATCGAGGGCAAGGACGACGTCGTCTCGACCGCCGTCACCGTGCTGCTCGCCGAGGGCCACCTGCTCATCGAGGACGTGCCGGGAGTGGGCAAGACGATGCTGGCCAAGACCCTGGCCCGGGCCATCGACTGCCAGGTCAGCCGCGTGCAGTTCACCCCGGACCTGCTGCCCAGCGACATCACCGGGGTGAGCGTCTTCAACCAGGACACCAGGAGCTTTGAGTTCCGGCCCGGCGCGATCTTCGCCAACGTCGTCGTGGGCGACGAGATCAACCGGGCCTCCCCCAAGACCCAGTCCGCGCTGCTGGAGGCGATGGAGGAGCGCCAGGTCACCGTCGACAGGCACACCTACCCGCTGCCCCGGCCCTTCCTGGTGATGGCCACGCAGAACCCGATCGAGATGGAGGGCACCTACCCGCTGCCGGAGGCGCAGCGCGACCGGTTCATGGCGCGGATCTCGATGGGCTACCCCTCCCCTCGCTCCGAGATGGCGATGCTGGAGCACCACGGCGGCGTCAGCCCGCTGGATGAGCTGACGCCGGTGACCACTGCGGAGGACGTGCAGCGGCAGATCGAGGCGATCCGCGCGCTGCACGTCGCACCGGCGCTGCGCCAGTACGTCGTCGCGATCGTCGGCACCTCGCGCACCCACCGGATGCTGCGCCTGGGTGCCTCCCCGCGCGCCGGGCTGCAGCTGCTGCGGGCAGCGCGGTCGCACGCGGCCCTGACCGGGCGCGACCACGTCCTGCCCGAGGACGTGCAGTCCGTCGCCGTCCCGGTGCTCGCCCACCGCGTGCTGCCCACCGGGGAGGCGTCGCTGGCCCGGCACAACGCCGCGGACATCGTGCGCGAGCTGGTCGAGCGCACCACCGTCCCCTCGGGCCGCTGA
- the rsmH gene encoding 16S rRNA (cytosine(1402)-N(4))-methyltransferase RsmH, which yields MAAGTPPTADRHVPVMLDRCVELLAPALSRPGAIFVDGTLGMGGHTEAVLHACPQSRAIGIDRDPQALALAGERLAPFGERFTAVHDVSDDVPAVLADLGLATADAILFDLGVSSLQLDETDRGFAYRTDAPLDMRMDQSTGMTAAEVLNTYDARDLERVLREYGEERFARKIARAVVRRREQEPFTTSGPLVQLLHSVVPAASQRSGGHPAKRTFQALRIEVNAELSVWDEGVRAALRALGVGGRLVVLSYHSLEDRITKRALAAGATSSAPPGLPVELPEQRPWLQLLVRGAEQASPAEQATNPRSASVRLRAAQRTRPTPDQTNRHTPGPHAAREDLA from the coding sequence ATGGCTGCAGGCACACCACCCACCGCGGACCGGCACGTGCCGGTCATGCTGGACCGCTGCGTCGAGCTCCTCGCCCCCGCGCTGTCCCGGCCGGGGGCGATCTTCGTGGACGGCACGCTGGGGATGGGCGGCCACACCGAGGCGGTGCTGCACGCCTGCCCGCAGTCCCGGGCGATCGGGATCGACCGTGACCCCCAGGCGCTCGCGCTGGCAGGCGAGCGGCTGGCGCCCTTCGGTGAGCGGTTCACCGCCGTGCACGACGTCAGCGACGACGTGCCCGCGGTGCTGGCCGACCTCGGGCTGGCGACGGCCGATGCGATCCTCTTCGACCTCGGGGTCTCCTCCTTGCAGCTGGACGAGACCGACCGCGGCTTCGCCTACCGCACCGACGCACCCCTAGACATGCGGATGGACCAGTCGACCGGGATGACCGCGGCAGAAGTGCTGAACACCTACGACGCGCGAGACCTGGAGAGGGTGCTGCGCGAGTATGGCGAGGAGCGCTTCGCCCGCAAGATCGCCCGGGCCGTGGTCCGCCGACGCGAACAGGAACCGTTCACCACCTCCGGACCCTTGGTCCAGCTGCTGCACAGCGTCGTCCCCGCCGCCTCGCAGCGCAGTGGGGGACACCCCGCCAAGCGCACCTTCCAGGCGCTGCGCATCGAGGTCAACGCCGAGCTGTCCGTCTGGGACGAAGGGGTCCGCGCGGCCCTGCGCGCCCTCGGCGTCGGTGGCCGCCTCGTCGTCCTGTCCTACCACTCCTTGGAGGACCGCATCACCAAACGAGCGCTGGCTGCGGGCGCCACCAGCTCGGCCCCGCCCGGACTGCCCGTTGAGCTCCCCGAGCAGCGGCCATGGCTGCAGCTGCTGGTGCGCGGCGCCGAGCAGGCGAGCCCGGCCGAGCAGGCCACCAACCCGCGCTCGGCCTCGGTCCGACTCCGCGCGGCCCAGCGCACTCGCCCTACGCCCGATCAGACCAACCGCCATACCCCCGGCCCGCACGCCGCCCGAGAGGACCTCGCATGA
- the arfB gene encoding alternative ribosome rescue aminoacyl-tRNA hydrolase ArfB, producing the protein MPAAELDLVVPPGPGVPRGLVVPAAELEETFSRAGGPGGQGVNTTDSRVELWWDPETSPALTPIQRARAASALAPHRVGGRVRIVAAEHRSQRRNRRAARQRLAALLREALAPPAPARRATRPTRGSQRRRVEAKRHRAQIKAGRSRPGTEG; encoded by the coding sequence ATGCCTGCCGCTGAGCTCGACCTGGTGGTGCCGCCGGGGCCCGGCGTGCCCCGGGGTCTGGTCGTGCCCGCGGCGGAGCTGGAGGAGACGTTCAGCCGCGCCGGTGGGCCGGGTGGGCAGGGCGTCAACACCACGGACAGCAGGGTGGAGCTGTGGTGGGACCCGGAGACGTCCCCGGCCCTGACCCCCATTCAGCGTGCCCGGGCGGCCAGCGCCCTGGCGCCCCACCGGGTGGGCGGGCGGGTGCGCATCGTGGCGGCGGAGCACCGCTCGCAACGACGCAACCGACGGGCGGCGCGTCAGCGGCTGGCGGCTCTGCTGCGCGAAGCCCTGGCACCTCCGGCCCCCGCTCGCCGAGCGACCCGGCCCACGCGCGGCTCGCAACGCCGCAGGGTGGAGGCCAAGCGGCACCGGGCGCAGATCAAGGCGGGACGCTCGCGTCCCGGCACGGAGGGCTAG
- a CDS encoding RNA polymerase sigma factor — MTARTSHTPAATTLPTAFEHDALRALLAQGTQQGYVDADQVKTALEAAEVIKPADQKKVLRVFSDQAIEVRAEVTPVRRAAARRRAPAKKAAAVTSTQTDAEPNVEDSSAGDEPTAPKTTTRKSTGRKTAAVATVTAAQAEADEATDTQSSPSKSTAAKGTSKTTASKTAAKKAPVKKATSTRAAADAAAGDTASTPRKRAAKKTTARQTTAAAKGAGETSEDLEEVDPAEGALKDGDAETDTDAEEAEGGAQTTAGAKREDDSFVLSTADDDDAPAQQVVTAGATADPVKDYLKQIGKVALLNAEQEVELAKRIEAGLFAEEKLNSGEKIDAKLKRELWWISNDGKNAKNHLLEANLRLVVSLAKRYTGRGMLFLDLIQEGNLGLIRAVEKFDYTKGYKFSTYATWWIRQAITRAMADQARTIRIPVHMVEVINKLARVQRQMLQDLGREPTPEELAAELDMTPEKVVEVQKYGREPISLHTPLGEDGDSEFGDLIEDSEAVVPADAVSFTLLQEQLHSVLDTLSEREAGVVSMRFGLSDGQPKTLDEIGKVYGVTRERIRQIESKTMSKLRHPSRSQVLRDYLD, encoded by the coding sequence GTGACCGCCCGGACATCCCATACCCCCGCCGCCACCACACTGCCCACCGCCTTCGAGCACGACGCCCTGCGCGCCCTCCTGGCCCAGGGCACGCAGCAGGGCTATGTGGACGCCGACCAGGTCAAGACCGCGCTCGAGGCGGCCGAAGTCATCAAGCCCGCCGACCAGAAGAAGGTGCTGCGGGTCTTCAGCGACCAGGCGATCGAGGTGCGCGCAGAGGTGACACCGGTCAGGCGCGCCGCCGCCCGCCGACGCGCGCCGGCCAAGAAGGCGGCCGCGGTCACCTCCACGCAGACGGACGCGGAGCCCAACGTCGAGGACAGCTCGGCCGGGGATGAGCCGACGGCACCGAAGACCACGACCCGCAAGAGCACCGGACGCAAGACCGCGGCTGTGGCCACGGTCACCGCCGCCCAGGCGGAGGCCGACGAGGCCACCGACACCCAGAGCAGCCCAAGCAAGTCGACCGCGGCGAAGGGCACCAGCAAGACCACGGCCAGCAAGACCGCTGCGAAGAAGGCTCCGGTCAAGAAGGCCACGAGCACCCGGGCCGCCGCCGACGCCGCAGCCGGGGACACCGCGTCGACCCCTCGGAAGCGCGCGGCCAAGAAGACCACCGCCCGTCAGACCACCGCGGCGGCGAAGGGTGCTGGGGAGACCAGTGAGGACCTCGAGGAGGTCGACCCCGCGGAGGGCGCCCTGAAGGACGGGGACGCCGAGACGGACACGGACGCCGAGGAGGCCGAGGGCGGCGCGCAGACCACGGCCGGCGCCAAGAGGGAGGACGACAGCTTCGTGCTGTCGACCGCGGACGACGACGATGCCCCGGCCCAGCAGGTGGTCACCGCCGGCGCCACTGCCGACCCGGTCAAGGACTACCTCAAGCAGATCGGCAAGGTCGCCCTCCTCAACGCCGAGCAGGAGGTCGAGCTGGCCAAGCGGATCGAGGCCGGCCTGTTCGCCGAGGAGAAGCTCAACTCGGGCGAGAAGATCGACGCCAAGCTCAAGCGCGAGCTGTGGTGGATCTCTAATGACGGTAAGAACGCAAAGAACCACCTGCTCGAGGCCAACCTGCGCCTGGTCGTCTCGCTGGCGAAGCGGTACACCGGTCGCGGCATGCTCTTCCTGGACCTGATCCAGGAGGGCAACCTGGGCCTGATCCGGGCGGTCGAGAAGTTCGACTACACCAAGGGCTACAAGTTCTCCACCTACGCCACCTGGTGGATCCGGCAGGCGATCACCCGCGCGATGGCCGATCAGGCCCGCACCATCCGCATCCCGGTGCACATGGTCGAGGTCATCAACAAGCTGGCCCGCGTCCAGCGCCAGATGCTGCAGGACCTGGGTCGCGAGCCTACCCCCGAGGAGCTGGCCGCCGAGCTGGACATGACCCCCGAGAAGGTCGTTGAGGTCCAGAAGTACGGTCGTGAGCCGATCTCCCTGCACACCCCCCTGGGGGAGGACGGCGACAGCGAGTTCGGTGACCTTATCGAGGACTCCGAGGCGGTCGTCCCCGCCGACGCCGTCTCCTTCACCCTGCTCCAGGAGCAGTTGCACTCCGTCCTGGACACGCTCTCCGAGCGCGAGGCCGGCGTGGTCTCGATGCGATTCGGCCTCTCCGACGGCCAGCCCAAGACCCTTGACGAGATCGGCAAGGTCTACGGCGTCACCCGTGAGCGGATCCGTCAGATCGAGTCCAAGACGATGAGCAAGCTGCGCCACCCCTCGCGCTCGCAGGTCCTGCGCGACTACCTCGACTGA
- a CDS encoding universal stress protein produces the protein MSVIVGYIPTREGRAALTAARSEALLRKTKLVVVNSQRGGRDFDAHQAQLFEEELRRVQRDLDEAGVPHEVRQLVRGNEPAEDLIEVAEQSDGELIVIGLRRRTPIGKLILGSNAQRILLDAVCPVLAVKAGEDD, from the coding sequence ATGTCGGTCATCGTCGGCTACATCCCCACCCGTGAAGGTCGGGCCGCTCTCACCGCCGCGCGCAGCGAGGCGCTGCTGCGCAAGACCAAGCTCGTCGTGGTGAACTCCCAGCGCGGCGGCCGGGACTTCGACGCCCACCAGGCTCAGCTCTTCGAGGAGGAGCTGCGTCGGGTGCAGCGCGACCTGGACGAGGCAGGGGTGCCCCACGAGGTCCGCCAGCTGGTGCGCGGCAACGAGCCGGCCGAGGATCTCATCGAGGTCGCGGAACAGTCCGACGGCGAGCTGATCGTCATTGGCCTGCGGCGCCGCACCCCGATCGGCAAGCTGATCCTGGGGTCCAACGCCCAGCGGATCCTGCTCGATGCCGTCTGCCCCGTGCTCGCCGTGAAGGCCGGCGAGGACGACTGA